The following proteins come from a genomic window of Natronosalvus vescus:
- a CDS encoding PH domain-containing protein, with protein sequence MESLHPRIRVLWIAQWILTAIILGIVIAAVDQWIVTVPTIGTLAVVGLAIVLGVIYAILLYGRWHFELQDDALYLERGVVTFVETAVPFVRVQHVDTQFGPIERALGLSSVVVYTAGSRNADVRVPGLTPERARRLQDTLRELAVESEADDAV encoded by the coding sequence ATGGAGTCGTTGCATCCGCGAATTCGAGTGCTGTGGATCGCCCAGTGGATTCTCACGGCGATCATCCTCGGCATCGTCATCGCCGCCGTCGACCAGTGGATCGTGACGGTGCCGACGATCGGCACACTCGCCGTCGTCGGTCTCGCAATCGTACTGGGCGTCATCTACGCGATCCTCCTCTACGGACGCTGGCACTTCGAACTGCAAGACGACGCCCTCTATCTCGAGCGCGGGGTCGTCACCTTCGTCGAAACAGCCGTCCCCTTCGTCCGTGTCCAGCACGTCGACACGCAGTTCGGCCCGATCGAGCGTGCACTCGGGCTCTCGAGCGTCGTCGTCTACACGGCCGGGTCGCGAAACGCGGACGTCAGAGTACCCGGCCTGACGCCTGAACGAGCGCGACGGCTGCAGGATACCCTGCGGGAACTCGCGGTCGAAAGCGAGGCCGACGACGCCGTATGA
- a CDS encoding PH domain-containing protein, with protein sequence MTDTTHLHPLSAVTTALRGGLIGLSIPIFLIGILSSVFDVVPASWGLSLAPVGLLAGFAYGIAYYYRFEYALTEDTVDVASGVFSRRAREIPYRRIQNVDVRQGVIHRLLNLAILSIETAGGGNTEATLNFVSESEASRLQREIRRRTARRNGQKSDSRRSQGVASSGTQTAGSVGATDDTRDGASTDEFEHGPSRPGADVDVRGEPTPETDDESTAIDGERAGDQPYPPEPSDETEGLDEEYASDESDFEPSPYDEPLADDSPRLLFGLEPRELLLYSFTTVRPAAAAGILALAFFFTDSIVALLLTTAQPFGGPTDLATATPSSYVVLGLVSIANGVIITYLVSVTYTFVTYYDFRLGRAGDDFVYERGLLQRYSGSIPSEKVQSVTITDNPLQRYIEYAGLWVETAGYGPDSSGGSSSAVPLASAGRVHTFAENLTGVETPRFEQPPTIARRRYLVRYSLVVAVLVAVVYGVSSLVGFQHWYFAAILFLSVPPAAHLRYVNLGYYVGDDHLVIRRGFWRRRTTVIPYYRIQTISNRRSVFQRRLGLTSVVVDTASSATFIWDPPTIYDVRLADGRETASTARKRLQTALRERRAEDDPETGFSVDFT encoded by the coding sequence ATGACCGACACCACCCACCTCCATCCGCTGAGCGCGGTCACGACGGCACTCCGTGGTGGACTCATTGGACTCTCCATTCCGATCTTCCTCATCGGCATCCTCAGCAGCGTTTTCGACGTCGTCCCGGCCTCCTGGGGGCTCTCACTCGCCCCCGTCGGACTACTGGCCGGATTCGCCTACGGCATCGCTTACTACTACCGCTTCGAGTATGCCCTCACCGAGGACACGGTCGACGTTGCGTCTGGCGTGTTCTCCCGGCGCGCTCGGGAGATTCCGTACCGTCGCATCCAGAACGTCGACGTTCGACAGGGTGTAATTCATCGGCTGTTGAACCTCGCGATACTCTCGATCGAAACCGCTGGCGGAGGGAACACCGAAGCCACGCTCAATTTCGTGAGCGAGTCGGAGGCGTCCCGCCTCCAGCGCGAGATTCGTCGCCGGACGGCACGTCGAAACGGCCAGAAATCCGACTCACGCCGGTCGCAGGGAGTCGCCTCGAGTGGCACGCAGACAGCAGGTAGTGTGGGGGCTACGGATGACACGCGAGACGGTGCCTCCACGGACGAGTTCGAACACGGGCCTTCTCGGCCCGGGGCAGATGTTGACGTTCGAGGGGAACCGACGCCTGAAACTGACGACGAGTCGACGGCGATCGACGGGGAGCGGGCCGGCGACCAACCGTACCCACCTGAGCCGAGTGACGAGACCGAGGGTCTCGATGAAGAATATGCGTCGGACGAATCCGACTTCGAGCCGTCGCCATACGACGAGCCACTCGCCGACGACAGCCCGCGGCTTCTGTTCGGGCTCGAACCTCGCGAGCTGCTATTGTATTCGTTTACGACCGTCCGCCCGGCGGCTGCGGCGGGTATCCTCGCGCTAGCGTTTTTCTTCACGGACTCCATCGTCGCTCTGCTGTTGACCACGGCCCAACCGTTCGGCGGGCCGACCGACCTCGCTACCGCCACACCCTCGAGTTACGTCGTTCTGGGCCTCGTCTCCATCGCAAACGGTGTCATCATCACCTATCTCGTGAGCGTGACCTACACCTTCGTCACCTACTACGACTTTAGACTGGGGCGCGCGGGCGACGATTTCGTCTACGAGCGTGGACTCCTCCAGCGCTACAGCGGATCGATCCCGTCGGAGAAGGTGCAGTCGGTGACTATCACCGACAACCCGCTCCAGCGCTATATCGAGTACGCCGGCCTCTGGGTCGAGACCGCCGGCTACGGACCCGACTCGAGCGGCGGTAGCTCGTCGGCGGTGCCGTTGGCCAGTGCCGGACGGGTGCACACGTTCGCCGAAAACCTCACGGGGGTCGAAACCCCGCGGTTCGAACAACCGCCCACGATCGCCCGTCGTCGGTATCTCGTTCGCTACTCGCTCGTCGTTGCAGTTCTCGTCGCCGTCGTCTACGGCGTCTCGTCGCTCGTCGGATTCCAGCACTGGTATTTCGCTGCAATCCTGTTCCTCTCCGTCCCGCCCGCGGCCCACCTCCGGTACGTCAACCTCGGCTACTACGTCGGCGACGACCACCTCGTGATTCGCCGCGGCTTCTGGCGACGGCGGACGACCGTTATTCCCTACTATCGTATCCAGACGATCTCGAATCGCCGGTCGGTTTTCCAGCGCCGCCTCGGCCTGACCTCGGTCGTCGTCGATACGGCCAGTTCGGCGACGTTCATCTGGGATCCGCCGACGATCTACGACGTTCGCCTCGCAGACGGTCGCGAGACGGCGTCGACAGCACGAAAACGCCTGCAAACGGCCCTCCGGGAGCGACGGGCCGAGGACGATCCCGAGACGGGGTTTTCGGTGGATTTTACCTGA